A window from Hoeflea sp. IMCC20628 encodes these proteins:
- the pth gene encoding aminoacyl-tRNA hydrolase, which translates to MLLIVGLGNPGPQYARNRHNVGFMAADAIARRHSFSGFSKKFRGEIAEGTLAGDKVLLLKPMTFMNLSGDSVGEAMRFYKLSPADIIVMHDELDLAPGKLKLKTGGGNGGHNGLKSIDAHCGKDYKRLRIGIGHPGHKDRVNPHVLGDFAKSDQEWLQPLLDAIADHADLIASGDDAGFLNKFAMVTGTATPKPAKPAKADAAGTKPAPTAKSHIRQAHNSAQPKILPTSGPMADMLKKLFGNKD; encoded by the coding sequence ATGTTGCTGATCGTAGGCCTTGGAAATCCCGGACCCCAATACGCCAGGAACCGGCACAATGTCGGATTTATGGCGGCGGACGCAATTGCCCGCCGCCATTCGTTTTCCGGATTTTCGAAAAAATTCCGCGGTGAAATCGCCGAAGGCACCCTTGCCGGCGACAAAGTGCTGCTGCTCAAACCGATGACCTTCATGAACCTGTCGGGCGACAGCGTCGGCGAAGCCATGCGGTTCTACAAGCTCTCGCCTGCCGACATCATCGTCATGCATGACGAACTCGATCTTGCCCCGGGCAAGCTCAAGCTCAAGACCGGTGGCGGCAATGGCGGCCATAACGGGCTCAAATCCATCGACGCCCATTGCGGCAAGGACTACAAGCGGCTCAGGATCGGCATCGGCCATCCCGGGCACAAGGACCGCGTCAATCCGCATGTGCTGGGCGATTTCGCCAAGTCGGATCAGGAATGGCTGCAGCCGCTGCTCGATGCCATTGCCGACCATGCGGACCTGATCGCCAGTGGCGATGACGCAGGCTTTCTCAACAAATTTGCGATGGTTACCGGCACGGCGACACCCAAGCCTGCCAAACCGGCAAAAGCTGACGCCGCTGGCACAAAGCCGGCTCCAACAGCAAAATCCCACATCCGCCAGGCGCACAACTCCGCACAGCCAAAAATACTGCCAACATCAGGCCCGATGGCCGATATGTTGAAAAAACTGTTCGGCAACAAGGACTGA
- a CDS encoding 50S ribosomal protein L25/general stress protein Ctc produces MSKVAYELKAEARERVGKGSARELRRNGLIPAVIYGDKKDPVSIALSRNEITKKMHAGGFFTTLATIEVEGKKYSVLPKDIQLDPVRDFILHVDFLRVSKNTQVTVDVPVHFANEEKSPGLKRGGVLNVVRHTVEFHCPANAIPDSIHVDLTGLEIGDGIHISHVTLPEGVEPTITDRDFTIATIASPAGLKSDDNAAGDDDAAEDAAEGDSEE; encoded by the coding sequence ATGAGCAAAGTTGCATATGAGCTAAAGGCCGAGGCGCGCGAACGGGTTGGTAAGGGGTCCGCCCGTGAACTTCGCCGCAACGGTTTGATTCCCGCTGTCATCTATGGTGACAAGAAAGACCCGGTTTCCATCGCGCTCTCGCGCAATGAAATCACCAAGAAGATGCATGCGGGCGGTTTCTTCACCACGCTTGCGACCATTGAGGTCGAAGGCAAGAAGTACAGCGTGCTGCCCAAGGACATTCAGCTTGATCCGGTGCGCGATTTCATCTTGCACGTCGATTTCCTGCGCGTGTCGAAGAACACCCAGGTGACTGTGGATGTTCCGGTTCACTTCGCAAACGAAGAGAAGTCCCCCGGCCTCAAGCGCGGCGGCGTTCTCAACGTCGTGCGTCACACGGTCGAGTTCCACTGCCCGGCCAATGCGATTCCGGATTCGATCCACGTTGACCTTACCGGTCTCGAAATCGGCGACGGCATTCACATCTCGCATGTCACGCTGCCTGAAGGCGTCGAGCCGACGATCACCGATCGCGATTTCACCATCGCAACGATTGCATCGCCAGCCGGCCTGAAGAGCGACGACAATGCCGCTGGCGACGACGATGCTGCTGAAGATGCAGCTGAAGGCGACAGCGAAGAATAA
- the ychF gene encoding redox-regulated ATPase YchF yields the protein MGFKCGIVGLPNVGKSTLFNALTRTAAAQAANYPFCTIEPNTGEVAVPDPRMRKLAEVAGSKEIIPTRIAFVDIAGLVRGASKGEGLGNKFLANIREVDAIVHVLRCFEDDDITHVEGRIDPVSDADTIETELMISDLESLERRTEQTRKRAASKDKESMTVLPMMEASLKLLQEGKPVRTMLKGLADEDLEILRGLNLLTAHPVLYVCNVSEADAVDGNAHTEAVAKMAAEQGAESIVISAAIESEVAQLPDEESQEYLAALGLEEAGLDRLIRAGYSLLDLITYFTVGPKETRAWTIERGTKAPAAAGVIHTDFERGFIRAFTIAYDDYVTLGGEVPAKEAGKARDEGKEYVVLDGDVIHFRFNT from the coding sequence ATGGGTTTCAAATGCGGCATCGTCGGGCTGCCTAATGTCGGCAAGTCCACACTGTTCAACGCACTGACACGGACGGCTGCCGCGCAGGCGGCCAACTATCCGTTCTGCACCATTGAGCCCAACACCGGTGAAGTTGCCGTACCCGATCCGCGTATGCGCAAGCTCGCCGAAGTGGCCGGGTCGAAAGAGATCATCCCGACCCGCATCGCCTTCGTCGATATTGCCGGCCTTGTCCGCGGCGCCTCCAAGGGTGAAGGCCTGGGCAACAAGTTTTTGGCCAATATCCGCGAAGTCGACGCCATCGTTCACGTGCTGCGCTGCTTTGAAGATGACGACATCACCCATGTCGAGGGTCGCATTGACCCGGTCAGCGATGCCGACACCATCGAAACCGAGCTGATGATCTCCGACCTCGAGAGCCTCGAGCGCCGCACCGAGCAGACCCGCAAGCGCGCCGCCTCCAAGGACAAGGAATCGATGACGGTGCTGCCGATGATGGAAGCTTCGCTGAAGCTGCTGCAGGAGGGCAAGCCGGTCCGCACCATGCTCAAGGGACTGGCCGACGAAGACCTGGAGATCCTCAGGGGCCTCAACCTTCTGACCGCGCACCCGGTGCTTTATGTCTGCAACGTCTCTGAAGCCGATGCAGTCGACGGCAATGCCCACACCGAGGCTGTCGCCAAGATGGCAGCCGAACAGGGTGCCGAGAGCATCGTCATTTCCGCGGCCATCGAATCCGAAGTGGCGCAGTTGCCGGACGAGGAAAGCCAAGAATATCTTGCAGCGCTCGGACTGGAAGAAGCAGGCCTTGATCGCCTGATCCGCGCCGGCTACAGCCTGCTTGACCTGATCACCTATTTCACCGTCGGCCCCAAGGAAACCCGCGCCTGGACCATCGAGCGCGGCACCAAGGCCCCGGCCGCCGCCGGCGTCATCCACACCGATTTCGAACGCGGCTTCATCCGCGCCTTCACCATCGCCTATGACGACTATGTGACGCTCGGCGGAGAAGTCCCTGCCAAGGAAGCCGGCAAGGCGCGCGATGAAGGCAAGGAATACGTGGTTCTTGACGGCGACGTCATCCACTTCCGCTTCAACACCTGA
- a CDS encoding DUF2892 domain-containing protein translates to MFKSNVGSVDRGIRILAGLVLLAMFFIYQDASWRYFTLIGIIPLFTGLFGTCPLYSIFGLSTCPIKKT, encoded by the coding sequence ATGTTCAAGTCAAATGTTGGCAGTGTCGACCGCGGAATCCGCATCCTTGCTGGATTGGTTCTGCTTGCGATGTTCTTTATCTACCAGGATGCTTCATGGCGCTATTTCACGCTGATCGGCATCATTCCACTGTTCACCGGCCTGTTCGGCACCTGCCCGCTCTATTCGATTTTCGGGCTGTCGACCTGCCCGATCAAGAAAACCTGA
- a CDS encoding hemin uptake protein HemP, whose product MAPNPDGPAEAIASSTLFGSRREITISHEGSLYRLRITRQGKLILNK is encoded by the coding sequence TTGGCCCCGAACCCAGACGGCCCGGCCGAGGCAATTGCTTCAAGCACATTGTTTGGAAGCCGCCGGGAGATCACCATATCCCATGAAGGCTCGCTCTACCGCTTGCGCATCACCCGTCAGGGCAAGCTCATTCTCAACAAATGA